Proteins from one Telopea speciosissima isolate NSW1024214 ecotype Mountain lineage unplaced genomic scaffold, Tspe_v1 Tspe_v1.0468, whole genome shotgun sequence genomic window:
- the LOC122648106 gene encoding protein CHROMATIN REMODELING 4-like — translation MFDKLMCLKMKRQKQYLVKYKGLAHVHNRWVLESQLLQEVPLLVAKFNRKNQYAVIWKSKWTIPDRLLQKRLFVSPKQRDEYKRKHGTNISDCYHEWLVKWSDLGYEHITWEFETSSFLRSTEAMRLIGDYESRRQKAKGASDPSRADKVQREIEGPFFELSKLPGGGPPGFDYHLTFVNKLRECWHKGQNAFLIYDQRIFCGNWKVLVAICLSIRRT, via the exons ATGTTCGACAAGTTGATGTGTCTGAAAATGAAG AGACAGAAGCAATATCTAGTGAAGTACAAAGGTCTTGCTCACGTTCACAACCGTTGGGTTCTTGAAAGTCAGCTGCTTCAAGAGGTTCCACTGCTTGTTGCCAAATTCAATAGGAAAAACCAG TATGCGGTAATATGGAAATCTAAGTGGACTATTCCCGATCGTCTTCTACAAAAAAGGTTATTCGTGTCCCCTAAGCAGCGTGATGAATACAAAAGAAAGCATGGTACCAATATTTCAGATTGCTATCACGAGTGGTTGGTGAAATGGAGTGATCTTGGTTATGAGCATATTACATGGGAGTTTGAAACTTCATCATTTTTGAGGTCGACTGAGGCTATGAGATTAATAGGAGACTATGAAAGTCGTCGTCAGAAAGCAAAAGGAGCATCCGATCCATCTAGAGCAGATAAG GTACAGCGGGAAATTGAAGGACCCTTTTTTGAACTGTCAAAGCTTCCAGGAGGAGGGCCTCCTGGATTTGATTACCATTTAACTTTTGTCAACAAGCTCCGTGAGTGTTGGCACAAGGGCCAGAATGCTTTTCTCATCTATGACCAG AGAATCTTCTGTGGAAACTGGAAAGTGCTTGTTGCTATTTGCTTGAGTATCAGAAGGACTTGA